Within Spinacia oleracea cultivar Varoflay chromosome 4, BTI_SOV_V1, whole genome shotgun sequence, the genomic segment aatatcacAAATTAcgtgtaagtaaaaattataaaaaattgattattagaaaatatatatcgatacgaatatAACGTGACCTCACATGACTACAATATTCTTAcgtatgaatcacaaaaaatggccaaagtcgtagtgtgaatagtgtgaAAAACCAAATGTTGCGATATTaacggaacggaggaagtataaaagttttgatttttatgaatcgttcacaatcttgcacgcacgaagcaatggatgataagcaagggagctcgtcgcccatgcggtactaggtatcgagcaaggcacgagcatgcGTGCGCGGGCACATGGcctgtgcggtgtgtgctgtGCGGGTGATCGAGCAAGGCGAAAGGGCAACACGTGAACATGCCTAGTGAGCGCTGGCGTCgaggcagcgagcgatggcctTTGAGCCATGCTCGTCTGCCAGCCCCGTGTTGTGCCTAGCGAGCGATGGCGAAAAGGCATTGATGGATGCCCTCGTGCCATGCGTGCATACGTAGCAAGCAGCAGCTAAAGCGAGCGATAGTGTCGagccagcgagcgctggcgagggGCTTGGCTGTGTGATGGCCTCGGTCATGTGTGCGGTCAGCTTTTACAACGCAGCAGCCTTGGggaggcatgggccttgcgcccatGAGCCTTGCCTTGGTCCAAATACTTgcttcgttttttattttcggttgaacaacgattttaattaaatttaatttcgtaattttaaattttctcggaatttagttttgattaatttagttattataatttattttatactaattattttaataaaattaaaacctggGTTAAAGTGTTAACACTGTGAAATAGTAAAACttcttctctcttctctctcatggTGTGGTGCACGTTAAGGTTACCTTGCTAACGTACGCCACTCTTGAAAATGGCGAGGAAGAAGAAAACGCAGAAGCTTGAGATTGCTCAAGTTAATGAGGaagcttcttctcttcttcatcAAGAAGTTTCGAGGCCTAAGAACCAGAACCAACTCAAAAAACAAATACCCATTCCTGATGAACCTCGGGTTAGTGCAGGTCTGGTGACACCAGTTACGCTGCCTCATTCTGACCATGTGCCGCCGTCGATGGAATTTCTAGACAACTTTCAAGCTTATCAGGACTCGGCTAGATGGTCGCAGTCAGTGCGCACTGATGTAAATCGACCGCCATCGCTGGTTGAAGCTTTGGAAGAGTTTTATGAAGATAGCCATCGAATGGTGGTGGGAAAGGATAGGGTGGACCTGCTGGTGAGAAGTGTTAATGCTGCACTCAAGGAGATGCACTATCAGAGTGCGATGAAGGAGAACTCAGGTGTAGATCCAGCCCAGAAAACAGAGGATGTCCGTACAGAAACAGAGTGTGGGATGAATGGTGCGCAGCCAGCTCAACGGCGAATGGATATGGAACCAAAACCATGGGTGAGTCTATTCAAAGGTAGTACACTCCCTTCTAAAGGTTTTGCGTTGAATTTTATTGCTCCCACAGTCTGTGATGGTAAACCCATAGCTGTACTTGATAAGCATGAGATCCAAAAAATGAATGATCTATGGGGAAATGCAGTTGTCATGTATGTGGTTCGGGAAAAGCCATCGATTGGTGCTATTTTCAGATTCATTGCGAAAGAATGGCATCAAGTTGGTAAACCTCAGATTTTCCTCCATGATGAGGGCTATTTTGTAATCAGATTCCAGTCACAGAAGGACAAGGAATCAGTTCTGGTGGCTGGTCCTCATATGTTCTTTGGCAAACCTATGATTGTTAAACCTTGGACAGCAAGTTTTAATTTCCAGGAGGAAATATTGAGGGTAGTTCCAGTGTGGGTTAGGTTGCCTAACTTACCTCTGAgctgttggggggggggggggggggggtgattcATTGAGCAGAATAGGGAGCTTGCTTGGAGATCCTCTATTTGCTGATGAATGTATATCTAAGCAGCAAAGAATTTCATTTGCTAGAATTCTCATTGAGGTGGATATAACTGGTGACTTGCCTAAATCTGTGCAGATTCAGGACCCTATGGGTAACATTGTTAAACAGGTGGTTGAGTTTGAATGGTTGCCACCTTATTGCCAGAAATGTAAAATTGTGGGACATGACTGTACACAGACAAGAGTCAATACCACAAGGTTTAGGCCAGCTGATGTTCAGAGAAAGAAGGTTGTGAAGGTGTGGAAACCTAAAGCAGTGCAGCCAATTGTTGAACAAAAAACTACTGATGAGTTGACTACTAATGATGCTGTACAAGAGGATGATGGGGAGAATGGAGAGTTATCTGTTTATGATAAGCCTTTTACTCCAATTGCTCCAGTTCTAGATGAAGGGTGGAGAGTTGTTTCAAGGAGAAGAAGAGATATTAGAACTCCATCTCAGACTGTGGGGCTTGCTGAGGTCCATTTGAATGGGGAGGAATTGGTTGCTGGTAGTGATGGAGTGGAATTCCCAACTGATCCACCATGAACATTAGTACCTGGAATGTGAGGGGATTGAATGATCCCATTAAAGTAGTTGAAATAAAGAAGTTTTTAGCTAGTAATAACATTAGTGTTGTAGCTTTGTTAGAAACTAAAGTTCAGGAGAAGAATAGTAGTAAAATCCAGAAGAAAATGGGGGTTGGGTGGCAGGGGATTATGAATTATGAGCATTCTCCTAGGGGAAGGATATGGATTGGTTGGAAGCATGCCTTGGTGTCAGTTCAGCTTATCCAAAAAACTGAATTTTGTGTTCACTGTCATGTTGCTACAAAGAATGGCTTGTTTGATACTATCTTTTCAGCTGTGTATGGTTTGCACTCTGTTGATACTAGAAGACCTATGTGGAGAGAGATCACTACTTTCAGTAGTACTGTTAATTGTCCTTGGCTAGTTATGGGGGATTTCAATGCAGTTTTATTAGCTGCTGATAGAGTAAATGGCAATGCGGTTACTGAAGGAGAAACTAAGGACTTTGATAGCTGTATGGATGCTGCAGGATTGGCTGAGCTTAAAAGTTGTGGGAGTTACTATCTTGGAGCAATAAGGGGCAAGGTAACTTGAGAATCTGTTCCAGAATAGATAGGGCCATTGCTAATGCATTGTGGCATTCTAAGTTTGTTGATGCTGTGGTGGATTATTTACCTCCAGGAATTTCTGATCACTCACCTCTGGTTATGTCTTGTAATATCCAACTGGGAGGAGGGAGTAGaccctttaaattttttaactATATGGCTGATCATGTTCTTTTTCTTGATGTGGTTAAAAAGGGATGGGATGTGTCCTGTCCAAGGGGTGGATCCATGTTCAAGGTTTGGACTAAGCTGAAAGCAGTAAAACAAGGATTGAAGGAGCTACATCACAAAGATTTTGCTAAGCTTGATGAGACAATTGAGGGGTTAAGGGCTGATTTGGGTCAAATTCAGATTCAGTTAGCATCTTGCCCTACTAATAGCAATGTGCAGCAAAGTGAGAGGGAGTGTAGTGAGACTCTTAAGAAATTCTTGCATATTCAGGAGAGTGCATATAGACAGAAAGCAAGAATTCAGTGGCTGCAAGTAGGAGATTCtaattctatgttctttttcaGTGCAATGAAGGAGAGGATAGC encodes:
- the LOC130471886 gene encoding uncharacterized protein yields the protein MNISTWNVRGLNDPIKVVEIKKFLASNNISVVALLETKVQEKNSSKIQKKMGVGWQGIMNYEHSPRGRIWIGWKHALVSVQLIQKTEFCVHCHVATKNGLFDTIFSAVYGLHSVDTRRPMWREITTFSSTVNCPWLVMGDFNAVLLAADRVNGNAVTEGETKDFDSCMDAAGLAELKSCGSYYLGAIRGKFVDAVVDYLPPGISDHSPLVMSCNIQLGGGSRPFKFFNYMADHVLFLDVVKKGWDVSCPRGGSMFKVWTKLKAVKQGLKELHHKDFAKLDETIEGLRADLGQIQIQLASCPTNSNVQQSERECSETLKKFLHIQESAYRQKARIQWLQVGDSNSMFFFSAMKERIARNSIHILYDDSGKKLSTTQEIQEEVSSFYKQLIGTAASSLMGVDVGVVRKGKQLCAADAEMLVVPVSDAEIDAAIKGIDINKAPGLDGFNSLFFLKAWEIVKADVYEAVREFFRTGVMLKQVNNTSVTLVPRFRMLHV